CGGCTGGCCGGAGCGTCGTCTGGTGATGGTTTACCAGCCGCACCGCTATAGCCGTACCCGCGACCTGTACGACGATTTCGTCAATGTACTGGCCGATGCCAACGTGCTGCTGCTGATGGAGGTTTACCCGGCCGGTGAAGAACCGATCCCGGGCGCTGACAGCCGCAAGCTGTGCAACAGCATCCGCCAGCGTGGCCAACTGGACCCGATCTACATCGAGCGTGGCGTCGACCTGGCCCCTATCGTCAAGCCGTTGCTGCGCGCCGGCGACATCCTGCTGTGCCAGGGTGCCGGTGATATCGGTGGCCTTGCGCCCAAGTTGCTGGCGAGCCCGCTGTTTGCAGCCGTGGCAAAGGGGGCGTCGAAATGATCACTGACTACGGCTCCCTGTTTTCCACTGTCGCGCCTGCCGATTTCGGTCGCGTCGCCGTGCTGTTCGGCGGCAAGAGCGCTGAACGCGAAGTGTCGCTCAAGTCCGGTAATGCCGTGCTCCAGGCGCTGCAAAGTGCCGGTGTGAACGCCTTTGGCATCGACGTCGGCGATGACTTCCTCGCCCGTCTGCAAGCCGAGAAGATCGACCGCGCCTTCATCATCCTCCATGGTCGTGGCGGTGAAGACGGCAGCATGCAAGGCCTGCTCGAATGTGCCGGCATCCCCTACACCGGTAGCGGTATCCTCGCTTCCGCGCTGGCGATGGACAAATTGCGCACCAAGCAGGTGTGGCACAGCCTGGGTATTCCGACCCCGCGTCACGCCGTGCTGTGCAGCGAAGACGATTGTATTTCTGCGGCCAAGGAACTGGGCCTGCCTTTGATCGTCAAACCAGCCCATGAAGGCTCCAGTATCGGCATGGCTAAAGTGAACTCGGCCGCCGAATTGATCGACGCATGGAAAGCGGCAAGTACCTACGATTCGCAAGTGTTGGTCGAACAGTGGATTTCCGGTCCCGAGTACACCATCGCCACCCTGCGTGGCCAGGTATTGCCGCCCATCGCCTTGGGTACGCCCCACACCTTTTATGACTACGACGCCAAGTACCTGGCTTCCGATACCCAGTACCGGATTCCATGTGGCCTCGAAGCAACCAAGGAACAGCAATTGATGGACCTCACGGCGAAAGCCTGTGAGGCGTTGGGTATCGCCGGTTGGGCGCGGGCAGACGTGATGCAGGATGACCAAGGGGATTTCTGGTTCCTTGAAGTCAACACCGCACCGGGGATGACCGACCACAGCCTGGTGCCGATGGCCGCTCGCGCAGCCGGCCTGGATTTTCAGCAGTTGGTGCTGGCGATCCTGGCGGCAAGTATCGAGTCACGAGGCTAAGACATGAAAGGCGCATCGCTTCGTCATCAGCCCCCACAAGCACCGAGCCGCAAGCCGGTGCCACGGGGTGCCAGCCGCATGGTGGCCAAAGAGCCGATGTCGGCGCGCCTGCCCAAAGCCAACTTTGGCTTTATCAAGGCGCTGTTCTGGCCGGTATTGCTGGTGGTGCTGGGCTTCGGTACCTACGAAGGCGCGCAACGCCTGCTGCCGTATGCCGACCGGCCGATCACCAAGATCAGCGTGCAGGGCGACTTGAGCTACATCAGCCAGCAGGCGGTACAGCAGCGCATCGGCCCGTACCTGGCGGCGAGCTTCTTTACCATCGACCTGGCCGGCATGCGCTCGGAGCTGGAACAGATGCCGTGGATCGCCCACGCCGAAGTGCGCCGCGTATGGCCCGACCAGGTCACGATCCGCCTGGAAGAACAGCTGCCCGTGGCCCGTTGGGGTGATGAAGCGCTGTTGAACAACCAGGGCCAGGCGTTCACCCCGCGTGAGCTGGCCAACTATGAGCACCTGCCGCAGCTGTTCGGGCCGCAGCGGGCGCAGCAGCAAGTGATGCAGCAGTACCAGGCCTTGAGCCAGATGCTGCGGCCACTGGGCTTCTCCATTGCACG
This genomic stretch from Pseudomonas synxantha BG33R harbors:
- a CDS encoding D-alanine--D-alanine ligase; translation: MITDYGSLFSTVAPADFGRVAVLFGGKSAEREVSLKSGNAVLQALQSAGVNAFGIDVGDDFLARLQAEKIDRAFIILHGRGGEDGSMQGLLECAGIPYTGSGILASALAMDKLRTKQVWHSLGIPTPRHAVLCSEDDCISAAKELGLPLIVKPAHEGSSIGMAKVNSAAELIDAWKAASTYDSQVLVEQWISGPEYTIATLRGQVLPPIALGTPHTFYDYDAKYLASDTQYRIPCGLEATKEQQLMDLTAKACEALGIAGWARADVMQDDQGDFWFLEVNTAPGMTDHSLVPMAARAAGLDFQQLVLAILAASIESRG
- a CDS encoding cell division protein FtsQ/DivIB, whose product is MKGASLRHQPPQAPSRKPVPRGASRMVAKEPMSARLPKANFGFIKALFWPVLLVVLGFGTYEGAQRLLPYADRPITKISVQGDLSYISQQAVQQRIGPYLAASFFTIDLAGMRSELEQMPWIAHAEVRRVWPDQVTIRLEEQLPVARWGDEALLNNQGQAFTPRELANYEHLPQLFGPQRAQQQVMQQYQALSQMLRPLGFSIARLELRERGSWFLTTGAGSSGPGIELLLGRDRLVEKMRRFIAIYEKTLKEQITNIASVDLRYANGLAVGWRAPAAPTAAQPAVAKN